A stretch of Physeter macrocephalus isolate SW-GA chromosome 6, ASM283717v5, whole genome shotgun sequence DNA encodes these proteins:
- the LOC102982193 gene encoding phosphatidylinositol 5-phosphate 4-kinase type-2 gamma, which translates to MASSSVPPATVPAPTAASGTGFGFASKTKKKHFVQQKVKVFRATDPLMGVFLWGVAHSINELSQVPPPVMLLPDDFKASSKIKVNNHLFRRENLPSHFKFKEYCPQVFRNLRDRFGIDDQDYLVSLTRSPPSESEGSDGRFLISYDRTLVIKEVSSEDIADMHSNLSNYHQYIVKCHGNTLLPQFLGMYRVSVDNEDSYMLVMRNMFSHRLPVHRKYDLKGSLVSREASDKEKVKELPTLKDMDFLNKNQKVYIAEEEKKVFLEKLKRDVEVMFGVL; encoded by the exons ATGGCGTCCTCCTCGGTCCCGCCGGCCACTGTACCGGCGCCGACAGCGGCTTCCGGCACGGGTTTCGGCTTCGCTTCCAAAACCAAGAAGAAGCATTTCGTGCAGCAGAAGGTGAAGGTGTTCCGGGCGACCGACCCGCTGATGGGCGTGTTCCTGTGGGGCGTAGCCCACTCG ATCAATGAGCTCAGCCAGGTGCCTCCCCCGGTGATGCTGCTGCCAGATGACTTTAAGGCCAGCTCCAAGATCAAGGTCAACAATCACCTTTTCCGCAG GGAAAATCTGCCCAGTCATTTCAAGTTCAAGGAGTATTGTCCCCAGGTCTTCAGGAACCTGCGTGATCGATTTGGTATTGATGACCAGGATTACTTG GTGTCCCTTACCCGAAGTCCCCCGAGTGAAAGTGAAGGCAGTGATGGTCGCTTCCTTATCTCCTATGATCGGACTCTGGTCATCAAAGAAGTATCCAGTGAAGACATTGCTGACATGCATAGCAACCTTTCCAACTACCATCAG tACATTGTGAAGTGCCATGGCAACACCCTGCTGCCCCAGTTCCTGGGGATGTACCGGGTTAGCGTGGACAACGAAGACAGCTACATGCTTGTGATGCGCAACATGTTTAGCCACCGTCTCCCTGTGCACAGGAAGTATGACCTCAAG GGCTCCCTAGTGTCCCGGGAAGCCAGCGATAAGGAGAAG GTTAAAGAATTGCCCACCCTTAAGGATATGGACTTTCTCAACAAGAACCAGAAAGTTTATATTgctgaagaggagaagaaagtctTTCTAGAGAAGCTAAAGAGAGATGTGGAGGTGATGTTTGGGGTGCTGTGA